The following proteins are encoded in a genomic region of Rattus rattus isolate New Zealand chromosome 2, Rrattus_CSIRO_v1, whole genome shotgun sequence:
- the Cdc42bpg gene encoding serine/threonine-protein kinase MRCK gamma isoform X3, with amino-acid sequence MKMLHKWEMLKRAETACFREERDVLVKGDSRWVTALHYAFQDEEYLYLVMDYYAGGDLLTLLSRFEDRLPPELAQFYLAEMVLAIHSLHQLGYVHRDVKPDNILLDMNGHIRLADFGSCLRLNNNGMVDSSVAVGTPDYISPEILQAMEEGKGHYGPQCDWWSLGVCAYELLFGETPFYAESLVETYGKIMNHEDHLQFPSDVDDVPASAQALIRQLLCRQEERLGRGGLDDFRSHPFFEGVDWERLATSTAPYIPELRGPVDTSNFDVDDDTLNRPETLPPSSHGAFSGHHLPFVGFTYTSGSLTDDKSSELMATPEWKPHGVEQMKVELSQKCQVALLLPEALHSSLQPQELVRLQKEVQVLQEKLTETLRDSKASLSQTDGLHVRSPAPDIQLQQEKDRLQQELAEAQAALQVRDAELCQAQNRQEEFLQRLWEAQEREAAAASQIQALNSQLEEAWVVRRELEGQVTTLSQEVTQLQGQCKQDSSQAKTVHAAPETNGIGSPEGQSQEAQLRKEVAALREQLERACSQGVTVGKEEVLCRLQEENQRLSREQERLAEELDLELQSRQRLEGERRESESNWEAQIADILSWVNDEKVSRGYLQALATKMAEELESLRNVGTQTLPTRPLDHQWKARRLQKMEASARLELQSALEAEIRAKQGLQEQLTQVQEAQRQAERRLQEAEKQNQALQQEVAELREELQARGPGDAKPSTSLIPLLSFWNTEDSAKDTGNSGESPRSGAEAELRPEGRRSLRMGSVFPRVPAANPIPAEGPPAKPGSHTLRPRSFPSPTKCLHCTSLMLGLGRQGLGCDTCGYFCHSACATQAPPCPVPPELLRTALGVHPETGTGTAYEGFLSVPRPSGVRRGWQRVYAALSDSRLLLFDAPDPRGSMASGVLLQALDLRDPQFSATPVLAPDVIHAQSKDLPRIFRVTASQLTVPPSTCTVLLLAENEGERERWLQVLSELQRLLLDARPRPRPVYTLKEAYDNGLPLLPHTLCAAIIDRERLALGTEEGLFVIHLHSNDIFQVGDCRRVQRLTVSSAAGLLVVLCGRGPSVRLFTLSELENAEVAGAKIPESRGCQALVAGSILQARTPVLCVAVKRQVLCYQLGPGPGPWQRRIRELQAPAPVQSLGLLGDRLCVGAAGTFALYPLLNEAAPLALGTGLVAEELPASRGGLGEALGAVELSLSELLLLFATAGVYVDGAGRKSRSHELLWPVAPTGWGYTAPYLTVFSENSIDVFDVRRAEWVQTVPLKKVRPLNPEGSLLLYGTEKVRLTYLRNPLAEKDEFDIPDLTDNSRRQLFRTKSKRRFFFRVSDELRQQQRREMLKDPFVRSKFISPPTNFNHLVHVGPTEGRPGPRDGTRAQEQKSRGTRSSGPQRPHSFSEALRRPISMGNDGLPGETDPLVKRKVWTSLSSESVSCPQGSLSPAASLIQVSERPRSLPPDPESEGSP; translated from the exons GGATGTCAAGCCTGACAACATCCTGCTGGACATGAATGGCCACATCCGCCTGGCAGACTTTGGCTCCTGCCTGCGTCTCAACAACAATGGCATG GTGGATTCATCAGTCGCAGTTGGGACCCCGGACTACATCTCTCCTGAGATCCTACAGGCCATGGAGGAAGGCAAGGGCCACTACGGCCCACAGTGTGACTGGTGGTCCCTGGGAGTCTGCGCCTACGAGCTGCTCTTTGGGGAAACACCCTTTTATGCAGAGTCTCTGGTAGAAACCTACGGCAAGATCATGAACCACGAG GACCACCTCCAGTTCCCCTCTGATGTAGATGATGTGCCTGCTAGTGCCCAGGCCCTGATCCGGCAGCTGCTGTGCCGGCAGGAGGAGCGGCTGGGCCGCGGTGGACTGGACGACTTCCGGAGCCACCCGTTCTTTGAAGGGGTTGATTGGGAGAGACTTGCAACCAGCACAGCACCCTACATCCCTGAGCTTCGAGGGCCGGTGGATACCTCCAACTTCGATGTGGATGATGATACCCTCAACCGTCCC GAGACGCTGCCACCGTCCTCCCATGGGGCCTTCTCAGGCCACCACCTGCCATTTGTAGGCTTCACTTATACCTCAGGCAG CCTCACTGATGACAAGAGCTCTGAGCTAATGGCTACCCCAGAGTGGAAGCCCCACGGTGTGGAGCAGATGAAAGTGGAGCTCAGCCAGAAGTGTCAAG TGGCCCTTCTCCTGCCAGAGGCCTTGCATAGCTCATTACAACCCCAGGAGCTGGTGCGACTGCAGAAAGAAGTACAGGTTCTTCAGGAGAAACTGACAG AGACACTGAGGGACAGCAAGGCCTCACTCTCACAGACTGATGGCCTCCATGTTAGAAGCCCAGCCCCAGACATCCAACTACAACAGGAGAAGGACCGCCTCCAGCAG GAGCTGGCTGAAGCGCAGGCAGCATTGCAAGTGCGGGATGCTGAACTGTGCCAAGCCCAGAACCGGCAGGAAGAATTCCTACAGAGGCTGTGGGAAGCccaagagagagaggcagctgcAGCCAGCCAGATCCAGGCCCTGAACTCTCAGCTGGAGGAAGCCTGGGTTGTCCGGAGAGAG CTTGAAGGCCAGGTGACCACCCTGAGTCAGGAGGTGACACAGCTCCAGGGACAATGTAAACAAGACTCTTCACAGGCCAAG ACCGTTCATGCAGCCCCTGAGACCAACGGCATAGGATCTCCTGAGGGTCAGTCTCAAGAGGCCCAGCTGAGGAAGGAGGTGGCTGCTCTGAGGGAGCAGCTGGAGCGCGCCTGCAGCCAAGG GGTCACTGTTGGGAAAGAGGAGGTTCTGTGCCGACTGCAGGAGGAAAACCAGCGGCTGAGCCGGGAGCAGGAACGG TTGGCAGAGGAGCTGGACCTGGAGCTACAGAGCAGACAGCGTCTGGAAGGTGAGCGGCGTGAGAGTGAGAGCAACTGGGAGGCGCAGATCGCTGACATCCTCAGCTG GGTGAATGACGAGAAGGTCTCGAGAGGCTACCTGCAGGCCTTGGCTACTAAGATGGCCGAGGAGCTGGAGTCCTTGAGGAATGTGGGCACCCAAACACTCCCTACCCGGCCTCTG GACCACCAGTGGAAGGCTCGGAGgctgcagaagatggaggcctcaGCCCGGCTTGAGCTTCAGTCAGCACTGGAAGCTGAGATCCGTGCCAAGCAGGGTCTGCAGGAGCAGCTGACGCAGGTGCAGGAGGCCCAGCGGCAGGCTGAACG CCGCCTTCAAGAGGCTGAGAAGCAAAACCAGGCCCTGCAGCAGGAGGTGGCTGAGCTCCGGGAGGAACTTCAAGCTCGAGGACCAGGGG ATGCCAAGCCCTCcacctccctcatccctctcctgTCCTTCTGGAACACAGAG GATTCTGCCAAGGACACTGGCAATTCAGGAGAGTCCCCCCGGTCTGGAGCAGAAGCAGAGCTGCGGCCAGAGGGCCGCCGCAGTTTGCGCATGGGG AGTGTGTTCCCCAGGGTGCCTGCTGCCAACCCTATCCCTGCAGAGGGTCCTCCTGCTAAG CCTGGTTCTCACACACTGCGTCCCCGGAGTTTTCCATCCCCTACCAAGTGTCTCCACTGCACCTCGCTGATGCTGGGCCTGGGCCGCCAGGGCCTGGGCTGTGACA CCTGTGGCTACTTCTGCCACTCAGCTTGTGCGACCCAAGCTCCCCCCTGCCCTGTGCCCCCTGAACTCCTCCGCACAGCCCTGGGGGTGCACCCGGAAACAGGCACAGGCACTGCCTATGAGGGCTTCCTGTCG GTGCCTCGGCCTTCAGGTGTCCGTCGGGGCTGGCAGAGGGTGTATGCTGCTCTCAGTGACTCCCGCCTGTTGTTGTTTGATGCTCCTGACCCTCGAGGCAGCATGGCCAGTGGGGTCCTCCTGCAGGCCTTGGATCTGAG GGATCCCCAGTTCTCAGCCACCCCTGTCTTAGCTCCAGATGTCATCCATGCCCAATCCAAGGACCTGCCACGCATCTTTAGG GTGACAGCCTCCCAGCTGACAGTGCCACCATCCACATGTACTGTGCTGCTGCTGGCGGAGAACGAGGGGGAGCGGGAGCGTTGGCTTCAGGTGCTAAGCGAGCTGCAGCGGCTGCTCCTGGACGCACGCCCAAGGCCCCGACCAGTGTACACACTCAAGGAGGCCTATGACAATGGACTGCCGCTGCTGCCTCATACGCTCTGTGCTGCTATCATTG ACCGAGAGCGTCTTGCCCTGGGCACTGAGGAGGGCTTGTTTGTGATCCATCTTCACAGCAATG ACATCTTCCAGGTGGGAGACTGCCGCAGGGTGCAGCGGTTGACCGTGAGCTCTGCTGCTGGCCTACTGGTCGTGCTCTGTGGCCGTGGTCCCAGTGTGCGCCTCTTCACCCTGTCTGAGCTGGAGAATGCAGAGGTGGCAGGTGCCAAGATCCCTGAATCCCGAGGCTGTCAGGCTTTGGTGGCTGGGAGCATCCTACAGGCCCGGACTCCAGTGCTCTGTGTGGCAGTCAAGCGCCAAGTTCTCTGTTACCAGCTGGGCCCAGGACCAGGGCCCTGGCAGCGCCGCATCCGAGAGCTACAAGCGCCAGCTCCCGTGCAGAGCCTGGGGTTGCTGGGTGATCGGCTCTGTGTGGGTGCCGCCGGCACCTTTGCTCTCTACCCGCTGCTCAATGAGGCTGCGCCCTTAGCGCTGGGAACCGGCTTGGTGGCCGAGGAGCTCCCCGCGTCCCGTGGGGGCCTGGGTGAGGCACTGGGTGCTGTGGAACTCAGCCTCAGCGAGCTTCTGCTGCTCTTCGCCACTGCTGGCGTCTACGTGGATGGCGCTGGCCGCAAGTCACGAAGCCACGAGCTGCTGTGGCCAGTGGCACCCACTGGCTGGG GTTACACAGCACCCTACCTAACAGTGTTCAGTGAAAACTCCATTGATGTGTTTGATGTGAGGAGAGCAGAATGGGTACAGACTGTGCCACTCAAGAAG GTGAGACCCCTAAATCCAGAAGGCTCCTTGCTCCTCTATGGCACCGAGAAGGTCCGTCTGACCTACCTCAGGAATCCATTAGCAG AGAAGGATGAGTTTGACATTCCCGACCTCACGGACAACAGCCGGCGCCAGCTGTTCCGCACCAAGAGCAAGCGCCGCTTCTTCTTCCGGGTGTCTGACGAGCTGCGGCAGCAGCAGCGCAG GGAGATGCTGAAGGACCCTTTTGTGCGCTCCAAGTTCATCTCACCGCCCACCAACTTCAACCACCTGGTGCACGTGGGCCCTACAGAGGGCAGGCCCGGCCCCAGGGATGGGACCCGG GCTCAGGAACAGAAGAGCAGAGGCACCCGCAGCTCCGGACCGCAGCGGCCCCACAGCTTCTCAGAGGCATTGCGGCGTCCAATATCCATGGGCAATGATGGCCTCCCTGGAGAAACAGACCCCC TAGTGAAGAGGAAAGTTTGGACATCTCTGTCCAGCGAATCCGTGTCCTGCCCCCAGGGGTCCCTGAGCCCTGCAGCATCCCTGATACAG GTCTCAGAACGGCCCCGGAGTCTCCCTCCAGATCCTGAGTCAGAGGGCTCCCCCTGA
- the Cdc42bpg gene encoding serine/threonine-protein kinase MRCK gamma isoform X1, translating to MKMLHKWEMLKRAETACFREERDVLVKGDSRWVTALHYAFQDEEYLYLVMDYYAGGDLLTLLSRFEDRLPPELAQFYLAEMVLAIHSLHQLGYVHRDVKPDNILLDMNGHIRLADFGSCLRLNNNGMVDSSVAVGTPDYISPEILQAMEEGKGHYGPQCDWWSLGVCAYELLFGETPFYAESLVETYGKIMNHEDHLQFPSDVDDVPASAQALIRQLLCRQEERLGRGGLDDFRSHPFFEGVDWERLATSTAPYIPELRGPVDTSNFDVDDDTLNRPETLPPSSHGAFSGHHLPFVGFTYTSGSLTDDKSSELMATPEWKPHGVEQMKVELSQKCQVALLLPEALHSSLQPQELVRLQKEVQVLQEKLTETLRDSKASLSQTDGLHVRSPAPDIQLQQEKDRLQQELAEAQAALQVRDAELCQAQNRQEEFLQRLWEAQEREAAAASQIQALNSQLEEAWVVRRELEGQVTTLSQEVTQLQGQCKQDSSQAKTVHAAPETNGIGSPEGQSQEAQLRKEVAALREQLERACSQGVTVGKEEVLCRLQEENQRLSREQERLAEELDLELQSRQRLEGERRESESNWEAQIADILSWVNDEKVSRGYLQALATKMAEELESLRNVGTQTLPTRPLDHQWKARRLQKMEASARLELQSALEAEIRAKQGLQEQLTQVQEAQRQAERRLQEAEKQNQALQQEVAELREELQARGPGDAKPSTSLIPLLSFWNTEKDSAKDTGNSGESPRSGAEAELRPEGRRSLRMGSVFPRVPAANPIPAEGPPAKPGSHTLRPRSFPSPTKCLHCTSLMLGLGRQGLGCDTCGYFCHSACATQAPPCPVPPELLRTALGVHPETGTGTAYEGFLSVPRPSGVRRGWQRVYAALSDSRLLLFDAPDPRGSMASGVLLQALDLRDPQFSATPVLAPDVIHAQSKDLPRIFRVTASQLTVPPSTCTVLLLAENEGERERWLQVLSELQRLLLDARPRPRPVYTLKEAYDNGLPLLPHTLCAAIIDRERLALGTEEGLFVIHLHSNDIFQVGDCRRVQRLTVSSAAGLLVVLCGRGPSVRLFTLSELENAEVAGAKIPESRGCQALVAGSILQARTPVLCVAVKRQVLCYQLGPGPGPWQRRIRELQAPAPVQSLGLLGDRLCVGAAGTFALYPLLNEAAPLALGTGLVAEELPASRGGLGEALGAVELSLSELLLLFATAGVYVDGAGRKSRSHELLWPVAPTGWGYTAPYLTVFSENSIDVFDVRRAEWVQTVPLKKVRPLNPEGSLLLYGTEKVRLTYLRNPLAEKDEFDIPDLTDNSRRQLFRTKSKRRFFFRVSDELRQQQRREMLKDPFVRSKFISPPTNFNHLVHVGPTEGRPGPRDGTRAQEQKSRGTRSSGPQRPHSFSEALRRPISMGNDGLPGETDPLVKRKVWTSLSSESVSCPQGSLSPAASLIQVSERPRSLPPDPESEGSP from the exons GGATGTCAAGCCTGACAACATCCTGCTGGACATGAATGGCCACATCCGCCTGGCAGACTTTGGCTCCTGCCTGCGTCTCAACAACAATGGCATG GTGGATTCATCAGTCGCAGTTGGGACCCCGGACTACATCTCTCCTGAGATCCTACAGGCCATGGAGGAAGGCAAGGGCCACTACGGCCCACAGTGTGACTGGTGGTCCCTGGGAGTCTGCGCCTACGAGCTGCTCTTTGGGGAAACACCCTTTTATGCAGAGTCTCTGGTAGAAACCTACGGCAAGATCATGAACCACGAG GACCACCTCCAGTTCCCCTCTGATGTAGATGATGTGCCTGCTAGTGCCCAGGCCCTGATCCGGCAGCTGCTGTGCCGGCAGGAGGAGCGGCTGGGCCGCGGTGGACTGGACGACTTCCGGAGCCACCCGTTCTTTGAAGGGGTTGATTGGGAGAGACTTGCAACCAGCACAGCACCCTACATCCCTGAGCTTCGAGGGCCGGTGGATACCTCCAACTTCGATGTGGATGATGATACCCTCAACCGTCCC GAGACGCTGCCACCGTCCTCCCATGGGGCCTTCTCAGGCCACCACCTGCCATTTGTAGGCTTCACTTATACCTCAGGCAG CCTCACTGATGACAAGAGCTCTGAGCTAATGGCTACCCCAGAGTGGAAGCCCCACGGTGTGGAGCAGATGAAAGTGGAGCTCAGCCAGAAGTGTCAAG TGGCCCTTCTCCTGCCAGAGGCCTTGCATAGCTCATTACAACCCCAGGAGCTGGTGCGACTGCAGAAAGAAGTACAGGTTCTTCAGGAGAAACTGACAG AGACACTGAGGGACAGCAAGGCCTCACTCTCACAGACTGATGGCCTCCATGTTAGAAGCCCAGCCCCAGACATCCAACTACAACAGGAGAAGGACCGCCTCCAGCAG GAGCTGGCTGAAGCGCAGGCAGCATTGCAAGTGCGGGATGCTGAACTGTGCCAAGCCCAGAACCGGCAGGAAGAATTCCTACAGAGGCTGTGGGAAGCccaagagagagaggcagctgcAGCCAGCCAGATCCAGGCCCTGAACTCTCAGCTGGAGGAAGCCTGGGTTGTCCGGAGAGAG CTTGAAGGCCAGGTGACCACCCTGAGTCAGGAGGTGACACAGCTCCAGGGACAATGTAAACAAGACTCTTCACAGGCCAAG ACCGTTCATGCAGCCCCTGAGACCAACGGCATAGGATCTCCTGAGGGTCAGTCTCAAGAGGCCCAGCTGAGGAAGGAGGTGGCTGCTCTGAGGGAGCAGCTGGAGCGCGCCTGCAGCCAAGG GGTCACTGTTGGGAAAGAGGAGGTTCTGTGCCGACTGCAGGAGGAAAACCAGCGGCTGAGCCGGGAGCAGGAACGG TTGGCAGAGGAGCTGGACCTGGAGCTACAGAGCAGACAGCGTCTGGAAGGTGAGCGGCGTGAGAGTGAGAGCAACTGGGAGGCGCAGATCGCTGACATCCTCAGCTG GGTGAATGACGAGAAGGTCTCGAGAGGCTACCTGCAGGCCTTGGCTACTAAGATGGCCGAGGAGCTGGAGTCCTTGAGGAATGTGGGCACCCAAACACTCCCTACCCGGCCTCTG GACCACCAGTGGAAGGCTCGGAGgctgcagaagatggaggcctcaGCCCGGCTTGAGCTTCAGTCAGCACTGGAAGCTGAGATCCGTGCCAAGCAGGGTCTGCAGGAGCAGCTGACGCAGGTGCAGGAGGCCCAGCGGCAGGCTGAACG CCGCCTTCAAGAGGCTGAGAAGCAAAACCAGGCCCTGCAGCAGGAGGTGGCTGAGCTCCGGGAGGAACTTCAAGCTCGAGGACCAGGGG ATGCCAAGCCCTCcacctccctcatccctctcctgTCCTTCTGGAACACAGAG AAGGATTCTGCCAAGGACACTGGCAATTCAGGAGAGTCCCCCCGGTCTGGAGCAGAAGCAGAGCTGCGGCCAGAGGGCCGCCGCAGTTTGCGCATGGGG AGTGTGTTCCCCAGGGTGCCTGCTGCCAACCCTATCCCTGCAGAGGGTCCTCCTGCTAAG CCTGGTTCTCACACACTGCGTCCCCGGAGTTTTCCATCCCCTACCAAGTGTCTCCACTGCACCTCGCTGATGCTGGGCCTGGGCCGCCAGGGCCTGGGCTGTGACA CCTGTGGCTACTTCTGCCACTCAGCTTGTGCGACCCAAGCTCCCCCCTGCCCTGTGCCCCCTGAACTCCTCCGCACAGCCCTGGGGGTGCACCCGGAAACAGGCACAGGCACTGCCTATGAGGGCTTCCTGTCG GTGCCTCGGCCTTCAGGTGTCCGTCGGGGCTGGCAGAGGGTGTATGCTGCTCTCAGTGACTCCCGCCTGTTGTTGTTTGATGCTCCTGACCCTCGAGGCAGCATGGCCAGTGGGGTCCTCCTGCAGGCCTTGGATCTGAG GGATCCCCAGTTCTCAGCCACCCCTGTCTTAGCTCCAGATGTCATCCATGCCCAATCCAAGGACCTGCCACGCATCTTTAGG GTGACAGCCTCCCAGCTGACAGTGCCACCATCCACATGTACTGTGCTGCTGCTGGCGGAGAACGAGGGGGAGCGGGAGCGTTGGCTTCAGGTGCTAAGCGAGCTGCAGCGGCTGCTCCTGGACGCACGCCCAAGGCCCCGACCAGTGTACACACTCAAGGAGGCCTATGACAATGGACTGCCGCTGCTGCCTCATACGCTCTGTGCTGCTATCATTG ACCGAGAGCGTCTTGCCCTGGGCACTGAGGAGGGCTTGTTTGTGATCCATCTTCACAGCAATG ACATCTTCCAGGTGGGAGACTGCCGCAGGGTGCAGCGGTTGACCGTGAGCTCTGCTGCTGGCCTACTGGTCGTGCTCTGTGGCCGTGGTCCCAGTGTGCGCCTCTTCACCCTGTCTGAGCTGGAGAATGCAGAGGTGGCAGGTGCCAAGATCCCTGAATCCCGAGGCTGTCAGGCTTTGGTGGCTGGGAGCATCCTACAGGCCCGGACTCCAGTGCTCTGTGTGGCAGTCAAGCGCCAAGTTCTCTGTTACCAGCTGGGCCCAGGACCAGGGCCCTGGCAGCGCCGCATCCGAGAGCTACAAGCGCCAGCTCCCGTGCAGAGCCTGGGGTTGCTGGGTGATCGGCTCTGTGTGGGTGCCGCCGGCACCTTTGCTCTCTACCCGCTGCTCAATGAGGCTGCGCCCTTAGCGCTGGGAACCGGCTTGGTGGCCGAGGAGCTCCCCGCGTCCCGTGGGGGCCTGGGTGAGGCACTGGGTGCTGTGGAACTCAGCCTCAGCGAGCTTCTGCTGCTCTTCGCCACTGCTGGCGTCTACGTGGATGGCGCTGGCCGCAAGTCACGAAGCCACGAGCTGCTGTGGCCAGTGGCACCCACTGGCTGGG GTTACACAGCACCCTACCTAACAGTGTTCAGTGAAAACTCCATTGATGTGTTTGATGTGAGGAGAGCAGAATGGGTACAGACTGTGCCACTCAAGAAG GTGAGACCCCTAAATCCAGAAGGCTCCTTGCTCCTCTATGGCACCGAGAAGGTCCGTCTGACCTACCTCAGGAATCCATTAGCAG AGAAGGATGAGTTTGACATTCCCGACCTCACGGACAACAGCCGGCGCCAGCTGTTCCGCACCAAGAGCAAGCGCCGCTTCTTCTTCCGGGTGTCTGACGAGCTGCGGCAGCAGCAGCGCAG GGAGATGCTGAAGGACCCTTTTGTGCGCTCCAAGTTCATCTCACCGCCCACCAACTTCAACCACCTGGTGCACGTGGGCCCTACAGAGGGCAGGCCCGGCCCCAGGGATGGGACCCGG GCTCAGGAACAGAAGAGCAGAGGCACCCGCAGCTCCGGACCGCAGCGGCCCCACAGCTTCTCAGAGGCATTGCGGCGTCCAATATCCATGGGCAATGATGGCCTCCCTGGAGAAACAGACCCCC TAGTGAAGAGGAAAGTTTGGACATCTCTGTCCAGCGAATCCGTGTCCTGCCCCCAGGGGTCCCTGAGCCCTGCAGCATCCCTGATACAG GTCTCAGAACGGCCCCGGAGTCTCCCTCCAGATCCTGAGTCAGAGGGCTCCCCCTGA